The Magnolia sinica isolate HGM2019 chromosome 9, MsV1, whole genome shotgun sequence sequence GATgtttggagaaatccaccccgtccatctgtttttgaagctcattttaagacgtaCGATAAGAAAAATAGGTGTATAAagccttaagtgggccacacgagaggaaacagtggacatttagtgagcaccgttgaaactttctcatGGCCATAAAACTTTTATATCAGGCTatatttttgttgttttcacttcatcccattggtaatgaccttataaacggcttggatagcatataaacattaatttggagcccaaaaaggtttcaaccgtaggaatttctttccccaattttcctgctcgtgtaacccacttgagttttgtatccacctcctTTTTGGTAACACGTCgtaaaatgatctcccaaaaaggatggacggaatggatttctcacatacgttGCAGTGGGCACCTCCCACATCCTTGCGCAGCGACTTCATCCAACAGGCTTTCCTCCGCGTCCGTATACTGAcagctggaaacggattggctactccacttgCCACCAGCCggatggctgatggtcagtgctatgtgggtcccaccatgatgtatatgtttcatccattccgttcatacatatTTAAAGATATTTTTATGGCTCTATTCAAAAAATTAGagcgatataaatctcaggtggaccacaccacaggaaaacaatagtgattggatatctaccattaaaatcttcctaaggcctaatgtactgtttatttgacatccaatctgttgattaggtcatacagacccagatgaatattaaaaacaaaaaaatatatatcagcttgatccaaaacttttatggccctcaaaattttttaaatggccgatgttcattcaacactgtttcctgtaatgtggtccacttgaggttgtgatatacctcattttttgtattatacattaaaatgatctataaaagtagatggacgtcatggatgaaacacagacatcattttggggcccacagaacaccgatcatcagccattggctcgtggcagggggagtagccaatacgtttccgtAACCGCTCTCCACGAACGCATTGGAAGGCTGCATTTACCAAAAAATTCAGGTAAAACAGTAATATCGAGCTCCGTACCAGCTACAATAGGTATGTTTCTCTCTGGATTAACCAAACAGTACACAgttcagaaaagaaaaaagtatgtgggcccaccatcagaaAAGGTGAGTGTCCCACCTTCTGATTATCATTTCAATGCGTCCTGACAATCCATCCACCAGCAATTCCTATTTCCTCTCTGGCACACGAAACAGACCCATCTGCCTCTCATTGGTTTTATCTGTGGTACATCCTAGGgttttgtgcaagtggggcccacattgatggaaCGTGTCCCAATAATCTGATGGTCCATGATGATGGATCGTGTCCCAATAATATCCTTACAGAGCACATATAACCACTttgatcacatacattcaaatgTATCGTAAATTATCATGGgttcgagctgtgtggggtccacctgcaaTTTggatgtggaatccaaaccgaaATCCTAGCGGGTCTCCTCATTTTCACTGTACATGCCAAGAAACAAtctgatccaaatcttatgtagcAATGTACAATCACGCCTAAATCCTATACGTTCAtttcttgtggcccatctaacttttagaatggcttgattttcttttTAGTATTTATCCTGATGGGATTtaccagatgaatggtttggatgatatattGCACAAGACATTGGACCCCACATCCCATCTGTAAGTTTCTATGCTGGGGCACGCCCCGGTTTCCCATcggcagtgctctgtgggccccaccatgatatatgtgtttcatccatcccgtccatctatttttaaagataattttatgatatgaaccgaaaaataagatatatcctaatctcagttggaccacattacaggaaacagtgttaattggacttccaccattaaaagcttcttgggggtcgtaaaagtttttaatcaagctgatatttgtttttctcttcatctaggtatttatgacctaatcaacggattggatgtcaaataaatagtacagtgggccttaggaggattttaatgatggacatccaATTACtcctgttttcctgtggtgtggcccacctgagatttatatccctctcatttttgggttcaagcccttaaatgatctttaaaaatggatggacagcatggataaaacatatacttcatagtggagcccacagagcaccggccacTAGCCACCGCGCTAGTGACAGCGACAGTACTAGCCAAACAGTCTCCGATTTATGGATGACAGGGTGGATTTGCAAACGAGGCATTACTGGAGGGGCGCATCTAGTGGACGGTTATGATGGcactcatatatcatggtgggccccacacaactcaaACGTACATTTAACTGGCCAAAGATTAGATGGACATGCTATTTCAATCTGGAATATTGTTTTTGGGCCACGTTCCCTTGAGGATGGAGCCTGttagatgaatggcctggatcacttAATCAAGGCCAACGGTGCATCGTGTAGTGTGAATTCATCACTTGCTCGTGGCAACGTTGCAAGATATAAGCCGCTTATCAAGTTGGGGTATAGCCCACAGGGCGGGCCCCTGGTACGTTTTGACTGTAGGCCATGGTCAGTCTCTTTTGACCGTTCATCTCTTCCTGCATTTATGTCCCAACTAACAAGTAGCTTTCAGGCAAACAAATCAAAAGGTGGTCCCTACCTGAAGACTGGCTCTGATCTCTCATACATTTTGGCACGTGGAACATCTATCCATGCACGTGTAGGGCTCAATGTTACGTGGTTCATTTATTTCAAACGCGTGCACGCTAGGGAAAACTACGTTTTAACGTGCAATAATGTTCACGACAGTGGAGCGATATGATACTCTGGTGCGTACCTAGCACTTAATATGTAGGCAAATAGAAGTGGAACACGTAGAAATATAACTCAATCTAATCCGACTAAATTATGGAACCTAGTGACAATAATTTACATGATATCTATCGTACTTTAACTCAATCAAATTCGACCACTCATGCAGATAAGGGTCTAAGATTCcccggagtttcaacacccggtcaaggctTGGGATCCAGTCCTTGCCCAaatggtagactctgaggagtctcaacacgaggtcttgggttcgaaacccataggtggtcaaatcccactatggcgtgtgtGACGGGTgtgtgttttttaaaaaaaaacacatccGCTTAAAGGtttaagtatccataggtggtgaaatcccactatagtgtgagtgtgtggggtgtgtaaaaaaagaaCACCTGAACTGCAAAGTTTGCTTGGACATCAATTTGAtctttagatttttaaaaacttCTCAAATGCTATGATCTTTCTGTATGTATTTGGGAAGATCCCTTACTTTAAAAGGACTATGAGATAAGGCCTCGCCAAGAGAATTATCACCAAATTCATGATAAGATTTATTCTCTCAACGGATCTCTTATATGCATGGTGGATACGTTGTCTCATTAATGGACATGATGATCAATTGATCATGGCCACATGGTGTTTGATAATTCGTTCTCCCGAGGACAAGCTTAAGGGGCAGTGCCGTCATATTTATAATAGAATGtgtatctttgaaaaaaaaatgcccGCCGTAATACTCCCGGGTAAGAGTATGTTCTGCACCAATTACGAGGTATCCACGGATGGTAGCCTATGATTGACTTACATTATGGCACCAAAATTGGCTGTAATCATGATCAATGAGGTTGGTTGAACAAGCCAATCCTCTTATTCATGAACGCTTGTTTTTTGAAATGAGATATATAGGATTTCATTCAGTTCaaaccgtctaataaatgtccagaATTCTAACAATTTAATGACCAAAGTAGAGTGATTTTTGAATCATGATGCATCGAAACGGTTCCCTATAATTTTGATGATTTATATTGAATAACCTGTGTTCCACATGTTCGATTTCTCTctttgcatatcatccatcatgctctGCTAGAGTATGACAGTATTTCTCATTGCGATATTGTGGGCTGGTATTGAGAGTCTGGACAGTGCAAGGTACCCGGGAATAGTTATATGTTGTACGCATTTCAGGTGTACATGCAATCTTCTTTAATTTGGAACTCATTTGATACTCCGTCAGACTCTATGCTCGATAAGCAGGCACTCAGAAACTACCCAACACGATTACATTAAATCAAATAAAACGGACTAAGTTATGGAATCCAGTACCGTAGATAAGCGACACtctcaaaatcagattgcttGAACCATCCAAACCTCTGATTGCCATATGCTTCTTTAACATACGACCATTTGACATTCTGGCCATCAGATTGGTAAACATTATTGAACAGTTAAAAGTAAAGAATTCCAATGGTTCTACTTCTGCAAACAATAGTCCAAGAATCAGACATTAATATCCTTCATCCAATCAGAGTTTTTGGAAAAAGACTTAACGAACAATGGCATCAACGTCTGTTTGAATATTTGAATTAATATGTGCCAAGTGTACAGTTTCAGAGAGCCCGCGTATCAACCTTCGTACGCATcacagtatcaaataacttcccctTAAATCTTTCCATCAAGGCTCGACGACTCGGTCAAACTTTCTTAAATCCCATGAAACGTTTCTTTGAGAAAACTACAATCGGACTCCTAACGACATGCTTTCCTCCTCCCTCCCTCCATATCAATGCCCCATAAGCCAAACCACTCCTCCCaatcccatctccaccgtccatccctttctccCCTAGCCCCACACCCAATCTAAAACCCAAACTCTCCCCTGGCCCACCACAAAACCTCAGCCTCCTGGGCTTcacccaaaccctaaacccttcCAACCCGACCACCTTAGCCCTATAATACACCACCCCTTCATCTTCACTCACCTTCTTCAACCTCCTCTCAAACACACCTCCAGCCACCCCAATCTCCTCCATCACCACAACGAATGCTGGATAATTCATCTCTCGATCCACGCCGTCTTTCACACACGATAACCTCTTTCCGGTCACTATCTTCATTTGCTCGTCGGTGTAATTCAACCCACAAAGAAAATTCACTAAATCATTGGGACCCACATCATAAACAAGCCCCGGATCGACGGCTCTAACTGGATGCAGGTGACCTGCTCCAATATCGAACGGACTAGCAGCATTACCGGAAGACTCATCAATGATCGGCGGGAACGGAGCGGTGCTACAGTGCTGAGAAGCTGTTGTCATTAGAGCTGACTTGATTTCACTTGGGCTCCATTCATGGTGGGCCGATCTGATCAGTGCAGCCACACCTGATACATGTGGGCATGCCATAGAAGTACCAGATAGTATATTGAATTCTAACCGTTGGATGCCGAGTGCTGCATCTGGAGGTGCAATCACATCCGTCCATGCTCCGAGAATATTAACCCCCGGCGCTAATAAGTCCGGCTTTAGAATTTCTGGCAGCACCATGTTAGGACCTCTCGAAGAGAACGATACAACCATCGGTGCTGGTTCGATGTGGGGTGAAACCAGTCCATCTGATACAATAACAGCCGTTGGATCTTTGCCATAAGAGATATAGTCATCGATGAATTTCGCTTCGGTAACACCTACAACAATCGCTGGAATCACGTGCGATTCGGTAATTACACCTCTAGGGTCTAGATTTCCATGACTGATGATCATGGCCACCGCTCCGGCACGTTTCATCGCAGCGCCGATGGGAATTCTCGGTACGTGTCCTACAGCCATGCAGAGTACGATCCTCCCATGCATGGATTGGGGAGAGAAGgtagagaaaggaggagagattttTACAAGCGGGTGAGGTAATCGAGTGAGTTCGTCGTGAGGAGTTAGAGATACTCCATGGATGGTATTACCATTTCCGAGAGAGATGGTTGCTGGGAAATCTCTATCAATCGTTCCTGCACCGACGGTCATGATCCAAGGAGGAGAATTAGCCATGCTGGCCTGATATGGACCTTCATTTCCCGCCGAAACGGAGATGAATATGCCTTTCTGGAATGCTCGAAACGATGCAATTGCAAAGAGGTCGAGATAGAATGGCAAGGGAGAAGATAATCCTAATGATATTGAGATGATATCTACACCGTCTGATATTGCTTCTTCCATTGCCTTACAGACGTCCGATAACAAGCATCCCGAATCCCAACACACCTTGTAAATAGCAATTCTCGCCTTCGGCGCCATCCCTTTCGCAGTTCCTCGAGCGAAGCTCCGGAAGCTAGCTCCAGCGACGTGGGCCCCAGCAGCGATGGATGCGACATGGGTCCCATGCCCATTTGAATCTCTCGGTGACCGGAACTCGGCCGTATCATTAACGGGCCCCACCGGTGATGCATTGTATCCTCCTGCGAAGAACCTCGCGCCTATCAGCTTCCGGTTGCAGCTTGACCGGTTGAACCGGTTACCTTCCATGCATTCCCCACGCCAGCGTGGTGGCATAGGCCCCATGCCGTAGTCGGTGAAGCTCTTCCTCTCTGGCCAGATTCCGGTATCGAGAATTCCAATGATGGTATCATCCCCACCGTTGGATAATCTTGATATTGAAGAGTTGGGATTGTTGAGGCCCAGGAAGCCTGGAGATCGTGTGGTGTGGAGGTTGAGGATTGAGTCAGGGAAGATGGCGAGGACCCCAGGTGATTTTTTGATATGGTCTGATTGGTGGGAGGCCAGATTAGCTGAGAATCCATGAAAGAGAGTGGTGTAGATATGAATGAAAGGAGGAGGTGGAGGAGAGATCAGAGAAGAATACCAGTGATGGTGAGAAATGAAAGGAGAAGGTTTGGAATCTGAATCCACAAGAACTATGAAGgttttctttgatggaggaatcTGTAGAGAGATTGAAATGGTGAGaagtaaggaaagagagagagatgtgaaagCTGGAAATGAAAGGAGAGAAGGCATTCTTCGTTGTTTTGATATCTGGCTTTTGTTTCTTTCTTGCACTGTCATGGACGGTTGAAATAGTAGCTGGAGGGTGGATGAGTGCACATGGGAGGTGCTTACTTgggctgatccagaccgtccacattGTGGGCCATGCTGTGAGTAGAATTTCGTTCGTAGATCTTGGATTTCACGTCTTGAAATTGGATACTCGggttttggatttttatttttgaatgctTATGTGATAGTGAATTTTACAcggtttggacggtctggatttgtcCATGCATGCAAGGACTGCAATTTGATTCTTTAATTTGAGTTAAATAACTCCACGTGAACAAGTTATGAGTGACAGAGTATCAA is a genomic window containing:
- the LOC131256326 gene encoding subtilisin-like protease SBT1.6 — translated: MTVQERNKSQISKQRRMPSLLSFPAFTSLSLSLLLTISISLQIPPSKKTFIVLVDSDSKPSPFISHHHWYSSLISPPPPPFIHIYTTLFHGFSANLASHQSDHIKKSPGVLAIFPDSILNLHTTRSPGFLGLNNPNSSISRLSNGGDDTIIGILDTGIWPERKSFTDYGMGPMPPRWRGECMEGNRFNRSSCNRKLIGARFFAGGYNASPVGPVNDTAEFRSPRDSNGHGTHVASIAAGAHVAGASFRSFARGTAKGMAPKARIAIYKVCWDSGCLLSDVCKAMEEAISDGVDIISISLGLSSPLPFYLDLFAIASFRAFQKGIFISVSAGNEGPYQASMANSPPWIMTVGAGTIDRDFPATISLGNGNTIHGVSLTPHDELTRLPHPLVKISPPFSTFSPQSMHGRIVLCMAVGHVPRIPIGAAMKRAGAVAMIISHGNLDPRGVITESHVIPAIVVGVTEAKFIDDYISYGKDPTAVIVSDGLVSPHIEPAPMVVSFSSRGPNMVLPEILKPDLLAPGVNILGAWTDVIAPPDAALGIQRLEFNILSGTSMACPHVSGVAALIRSAHHEWSPSEIKSALMTTASQHCSTAPFPPIIDESSGNAASPFDIGAGHLHPVRAVDPGLVYDVGPNDLVNFLCGLNYTDEQMKIVTGKRLSCVKDGVDREMNYPAFVVVMEEIGVAGGVFERRLKKVSEDEGVVYYRAKVVGLEGFRVWVKPRRLRFCGGPGESLGFRLGVGLGEKGMDGGDGIGRSGLAYGALIWREGGGKHVVRSPIVVFSKKRFMGFKKV